One Alcaligenes ammonioxydans DNA segment encodes these proteins:
- a CDS encoding protein adenylyltransferase SelO — protein sequence MSSAFDGLTISHHFADLPSAFHTAVPPQPLANARLLHVNQALAAQLGLDVSRLGEPEFLDVVSGQSPLPGGLTVSAVYSGHQFGVWAGQLGDGRAHLLGQIDTPEGPQELQLKGAGKTPYSRMGDGRAVLRSSVREYLASEAMAGLGIATSRALALVTSDTPVYRESVETGAIVTRVAPSFVRFGSFEHWANDAERLRELLDYVLRDFYPELRQDGDSEQERVCRFLQEVTRRSAEMVADWQTVGFCHGVMNTDNMSILGLTIDYGPYGFMDRFRVNHVCNHSDNQGRYAWNAQPAIVHWNLYRLASALMVLGLDVEVVKERLQTFEASFLNRYHANLQAKFGLRTWQADDAQLVDDWWRLLHNSGADFTLSFRALAQASKAPEAFLSLFDGSEDQARAWWHAYSQRLTLDGSDTPEQREAMNRVNPLYVLRNHLAEQAIQAAAKDDASEIDALLMLLRDPYTERAGFEAYAMPPPEGSAELAVSCSS from the coding sequence ATGTCCAGTGCGTTCGATGGTCTGACCATCAGTCATCATTTTGCCGATCTGCCGTCGGCTTTCCATACGGCAGTGCCGCCGCAACCTTTGGCAAATGCCCGTTTGCTCCATGTCAATCAGGCGCTGGCGGCGCAACTGGGTCTGGATGTGTCACGCCTGGGCGAGCCAGAGTTTCTCGATGTCGTCAGTGGCCAGTCTCCCTTGCCCGGGGGGCTGACCGTATCGGCCGTCTATAGCGGGCACCAGTTCGGTGTGTGGGCAGGGCAGCTTGGTGATGGCCGGGCGCATCTGCTGGGACAGATTGATACGCCCGAAGGCCCTCAGGAGCTGCAATTGAAAGGCGCGGGCAAAACGCCATATTCCCGTATGGGTGACGGTCGTGCCGTGCTGCGCTCCAGTGTGCGTGAGTATCTGGCCAGTGAGGCGATGGCGGGTCTGGGCATTGCCACCAGTCGCGCGTTGGCGCTGGTCACTTCCGATACGCCTGTCTATCGTGAAAGCGTGGAAACGGGCGCGATTGTCACCCGCGTCGCCCCGAGTTTTGTGCGGTTTGGCTCATTTGAGCATTGGGCGAACGACGCCGAGCGCTTGCGTGAGCTGCTGGACTATGTGCTGCGCGATTTCTATCCCGAACTGCGCCAGGACGGCGATTCGGAGCAGGAGCGCGTCTGCCGCTTCTTGCAGGAGGTCACGCGCCGCAGTGCCGAGATGGTGGCGGACTGGCAAACCGTCGGCTTTTGCCACGGTGTCATGAATACCGACAATATGTCCATCCTGGGCCTGACCATTGATTACGGCCCGTACGGCTTCATGGACCGATTTCGTGTGAATCACGTCTGCAATCACAGCGACAATCAAGGCCGTTATGCCTGGAATGCGCAGCCTGCGATTGTGCATTGGAACTTGTATCGCCTGGCCAGTGCCTTGATGGTGCTGGGCCTGGATGTGGAAGTGGTGAAAGAGCGTTTACAGACGTTCGAAGCCAGTTTCCTGAATCGCTATCACGCCAACTTGCAGGCCAAGTTCGGCCTGCGTACCTGGCAGGCGGACGATGCCCAACTGGTCGATGACTGGTGGCGTTTGCTGCATAACAGCGGGGCGGATTTCACCTTGTCCTTCCGTGCTCTGGCACAAGCCAGCAAGGCCCCTGAGGCGTTTCTGAGCCTGTTTGATGGCTCCGAAGATCAGGCTCGGGCCTGGTGGCACGCCTATAGCCAACGTCTGACTCTGGACGGCTCCGACACGCCTGAGCAGCGTGAGGCCATGAATCGCGTCAATCCCTTGTATGTCTTGCGTAACCACTTGGCCGAGCAGGCCATTCAGGCGGCTGCCAAGGACGATGCCAGCGAAATTGACGCCTTGCTGATGTTGCTGCGAGATCCTTACACCGAGCGGGCCGGTTTTGAGGCCTATGCCATGCCGCCGCCTGAAGGCAGTGCGGAACTGGCCGTCAGTTGTTCTTCCTAA
- the truA gene encoding tRNA pseudouridine(38-40) synthase TruA — MKRIALGVCYEGTPWLGWQSQAGGNTVQDVLEQALGRFTAQPVSTICAGRTDTGVHALNQVVHLDTTVERSLESWVRGLNALLPDSVAVQWAREVPEDFHARFSAQGRHYIYLLRQHRVRSPLLQGRVAWVFRPLELSLMQQAAQHLVGEHDFSAFRSSQCQAASPVRTMTQIQIQQQGDFFLFRFSANAFLHHMIRNLMGMLVYIGQGRQPPSWVLHLLAQRDRRLSAPTFEASGLYLAGVDYPAHFDLPTSDPDDLLYELSGLRFAKAAENK, encoded by the coding sequence ATGAAACGTATTGCACTGGGTGTCTGCTATGAGGGGACGCCCTGGCTAGGCTGGCAAAGTCAGGCCGGTGGCAACACCGTTCAAGATGTTCTGGAGCAGGCACTGGGCCGTTTTACGGCCCAGCCCGTTTCTACGATCTGCGCCGGGCGCACGGATACGGGCGTTCATGCGCTCAATCAAGTGGTTCATCTGGACACGACAGTCGAGCGTAGTCTGGAGTCCTGGGTGCGCGGGCTTAACGCGTTGTTGCCGGACTCGGTAGCGGTGCAATGGGCGCGCGAAGTGCCGGAAGACTTCCATGCGCGCTTTTCCGCGCAAGGACGTCACTATATCTACCTGCTGCGCCAACACCGGGTACGCTCCCCTTTGTTGCAGGGGCGGGTTGCCTGGGTGTTTCGTCCTTTGGAGCTGTCCCTGATGCAGCAAGCTGCCCAGCACTTGGTGGGTGAGCACGACTTCAGTGCGTTTCGCTCCTCGCAGTGCCAGGCTGCCAGTCCCGTAAGGACCATGACCCAGATTCAGATTCAGCAGCAGGGTGATTTTTTTCTATTTCGCTTTAGCGCCAATGCGTTTTTGCATCACATGATCCGTAATCTGATGGGCATGCTGGTCTATATCGGACAAGGCCGCCAGCCTCCCTCCTGGGTGCTGCATCTCCTGGCCCAGCGTGATCGCCGCTTGTCGGCTCCGACTTTTGAGGCCAGTGGCCTGTATCTGGCCGGGGTGGATTATCCGGCTCACTTTGATCTCCCCACGTCGGACCCCGATGACTTGCTCTATGAATTGAGCGGACTGCGTTTTGCCAAGGCAGCTGAAAATAAATGA
- the leuB gene encoding 3-isopropylmalate dehydrogenase, translating into MTHKIAVLPGDGIGPEITEQAQRVLGALGLDLEMTVAPVGGAAYDLHGHPLPPETLSLAQRSDAVLFGAVGDWKYDSLERHLRPEQAILGLRRAMGLFANLRPAILYPQLANASTLKPEVVSGLDILIVRELTGDIYFGQPRGVRTVEEGNFAGERQGFDTMHYAESEVRRIAHVGFQAAQKRQKRLCSVDKSNVLETSQFWRDIMIDVAREYPDVELSHMYVDNAAMQLVRAPKEFDVIVTGNLFGDILSDEAAMLTGSIGMLPSASLNASQQGLYEPSHGSAPDIAGQNKANPLATILSAAMLLRYSLNAEDQAKRIEAAVASVLEQGLRTGDIYEDGCQLLSTSAMGDAVLKALR; encoded by the coding sequence ATGACTCATAAAATTGCAGTATTGCCCGGTGACGGCATCGGTCCCGAGATTACCGAACAGGCTCAGCGTGTGCTGGGCGCTCTGGGCCTGGATCTGGAGATGACCGTGGCCCCGGTGGGCGGCGCCGCTTACGATTTGCACGGTCACCCCTTGCCACCCGAAACCTTGAGCCTGGCTCAACGCTCCGACGCCGTGCTGTTCGGTGCCGTGGGTGACTGGAAATATGACTCGCTGGAGCGCCACCTACGCCCCGAACAGGCCATTTTGGGCCTGCGTCGTGCGATGGGCCTGTTCGCCAATCTGCGTCCCGCCATCCTGTACCCGCAACTGGCCAACGCTTCCACCTTGAAACCAGAAGTCGTGTCGGGTCTGGATATCCTGATCGTGCGTGAACTGACGGGCGATATCTACTTCGGCCAGCCGCGTGGCGTGCGTACCGTGGAAGAGGGTAACTTCGCAGGCGAGCGTCAGGGTTTCGACACCATGCACTACGCCGAAAGCGAAGTGCGCCGTATTGCCCACGTGGGTTTCCAGGCCGCACAAAAACGGCAGAAACGTTTGTGCAGCGTGGACAAGTCCAATGTGCTGGAAACATCCCAGTTCTGGCGCGACATCATGATTGATGTGGCCCGTGAATATCCGGACGTCGAATTGAGCCACATGTACGTGGACAACGCTGCCATGCAATTGGTGCGTGCGCCAAAAGAATTCGACGTGATTGTCACAGGCAACCTGTTTGGCGATATCCTATCGGATGAAGCCGCCATGCTTACGGGCTCGATCGGTATGTTGCCCTCGGCTTCTCTGAATGCCTCCCAGCAAGGCTTGTACGAACCCAGCCATGGCTCGGCCCCCGATATTGCCGGCCAGAACAAAGCCAATCCCCTGGCCACCATTTTGTCTGCCGCCATGTTGCTGCGCTATTCGCTCAATGCAGAAGATCAGGCCAAACGCATTGAGGCGGCGGTTGCCAGCGTGCTGGAGCAGGGCCTGCGTACCGGCGACATCTACGAAGACGGTTGTCAATTGCTGAGCACCAGCGCGATGGGGGATGCAGTGCTCAAGGCTTTGCGATAG
- the leuD gene encoding 3-isopropylmalate dehydratase small subunit — protein sequence MQAFTTHEGLVAPLDRENVDTDLIIPKQFLKSIKRTGFGPNLFDELRYLDHGEPGMDNSRRPLNPDFVLNQDRYQGASVLLARKNFGCGSSREHAPWALMQYGFRAIIAPSFADIFFNNSFKNGLLPIVLNELDVARLFDEVKAFPGYKLRIDLAEQRVITPEGRELPFTIDASRKHSLLNGLDEIGLTLQKADMIRQYEAERLARHPWLVGQPGA from the coding sequence ATGCAAGCATTTACTACTCATGAAGGTCTGGTCGCTCCCTTGGATCGGGAAAACGTGGATACGGACCTGATCATCCCCAAGCAGTTCCTCAAATCCATCAAGCGCACCGGCTTTGGCCCCAATCTGTTTGATGAGCTGCGTTATCTGGACCACGGCGAGCCTGGCATGGACAATTCCCGCCGTCCGCTGAACCCGGATTTTGTGTTGAACCAGGACCGTTACCAGGGCGCCTCCGTGCTGCTGGCCCGCAAGAATTTCGGTTGTGGCTCCAGTCGCGAACATGCCCCCTGGGCCCTGATGCAATATGGCTTTCGCGCCATTATCGCGCCGTCCTTTGCCGATATTTTCTTTAACAACAGCTTCAAGAATGGGCTGTTGCCCATTGTATTGAACGAGCTGGATGTGGCCCGTCTGTTCGATGAGGTCAAAGCCTTTCCTGGCTACAAATTGCGTATTGACCTGGCTGAACAGCGCGTCATTACGCCCGAAGGTCGTGAGCTGCCGTTCACCATTGATGCTTCGCGCAAGCACAGCCTCTTGAATGGACTGGATGAAATCGGCCTGACTTTGCAAAAGGCGGACATGATCCGTCAGTACGAGGCCGAGCGTTTGGCCCGTCATCCCTGGCTGGTGGGGCAGCCAGGGGCCTGA
- a CDS encoding type IV pilus assembly protein FimV, with amino-acid sequence MAGRLHPVRTLGSALLVAGMLAAAPVCALELGHSRLVSAPNQLFTLDVGIRQISPEESLSLKVAPAPLSAWQQAGLTPPVDLESLRAFIERDEQGQVRRIRLSSEQMFSGSVADVLLQIQSDSGQFLHQVSVLAPAPLTVRPVAQAQVARPAPVAVQVSAASNSSDTKGANAVRVRSGDTLHALARRHAVAGVSAYQWMRAVQQHNPDAFIDQNMHRLKAGKTLQIPDAAAMLAINDAQARRFYVDQAQALRLAAQAGGDQGDASQGRMQTESGESAANGAGQDRLLLSAGSQARDDKQQLQHELRETGDRVSQLEENVSTLGRALQSQGEAAKDLILDSANELGLGQSGSETTHPSSQSGASGAASSAAVAGAISVPPEPEQGKMAGAVNKAKKTVSWIQEHMLAVMAVVLALIVVLVTWVLRRANTENRHGDDSPAPVSEAMVREKLEKINLDLDQPPSDEPPVRQ; translated from the coding sequence ATGGCTGGCCGTCTGCATCCTGTACGTACGCTGGGTTCGGCCCTGCTTGTGGCCGGGATGCTGGCGGCCGCGCCGGTGTGCGCGCTGGAGCTCGGTCATAGTCGTCTGGTGTCCGCGCCCAATCAGCTTTTCACGTTGGATGTGGGTATTCGCCAGATCAGTCCCGAAGAAAGTCTGTCATTGAAAGTGGCGCCCGCACCGTTGTCGGCCTGGCAACAGGCTGGCTTGACACCGCCCGTTGATCTGGAGTCTCTCAGAGCATTCATCGAGCGTGACGAGCAGGGGCAGGTGCGACGTATCCGGCTGTCCTCCGAGCAGATGTTCTCGGGTTCTGTTGCGGATGTGCTGTTGCAGATTCAAAGCGACAGCGGGCAGTTCTTGCATCAGGTCAGTGTTCTGGCTCCCGCCCCACTGACTGTCCGGCCGGTGGCCCAGGCTCAGGTGGCTCGTCCGGCCCCTGTGGCGGTGCAGGTTTCAGCTGCGTCGAACTCATCGGATACGAAAGGCGCGAATGCGGTGCGCGTCCGCTCGGGCGATACCTTGCATGCTTTGGCCCGTCGCCACGCCGTGGCCGGTGTCAGCGCTTACCAGTGGATGCGGGCGGTGCAGCAGCACAACCCCGATGCCTTCATCGATCAGAACATGCATCGTCTGAAGGCCGGCAAGACTCTGCAGATTCCGGATGCGGCGGCCATGTTGGCGATAAACGATGCCCAGGCCCGCCGTTTCTACGTGGATCAGGCCCAGGCGTTGCGCTTGGCAGCGCAAGCTGGAGGCGATCAGGGCGATGCGTCCCAAGGTCGGATGCAGACCGAGAGTGGCGAATCCGCTGCAAATGGGGCAGGCCAGGATCGTCTGCTTCTGTCGGCCGGTTCTCAAGCCCGTGATGACAAGCAGCAATTGCAGCACGAATTACGTGAGACCGGGGATCGTGTTTCGCAGTTGGAAGAAAATGTCTCGACGCTGGGCCGTGCCTTGCAGTCCCAAGGCGAGGCGGCCAAAGACTTGATTCTGGACTCTGCTAACGAGCTGGGTCTGGGCCAGTCCGGCAGTGAGACGACCCACCCATCTTCTCAATCTGGCGCTTCTGGCGCCGCTTCTTCTGCCGCGGTGGCAGGAGCGATTTCCGTGCCTCCCGAGCCCGAGCAGGGCAAGATGGCCGGTGCAGTTAACAAGGCAAAAAAGACCGTGTCCTGGATACAAGAACATATGTTGGCCGTCATGGCCGTGGTACTGGCGTTGATCGTGGTCCTGGTGACCTGGGTCTTGCGCCGGGCCAATACCGAAAATCGTCATGGTGATGATTCGCCTGCGCCTGTCAGCGAGGCAATGGTTCGGGAGAAGCTGGAAAAAATCAATCTGGACCTGGATCAGCCGCCTTCGGACGAGCCTCCTGTACGTCAGTAA
- the leuC gene encoding 3-isopropylmalate dehydratase large subunit gives MAKTLYDKLFDEHVVHQDTDGTCLIYIDRHLLHEVTSPQAFEGLTLAGRKPWRVSANLAVADHNVPTTSRQNGIEDPISRLQVDTLDANCEEFGITEFRMNDVRQGIVHIVGPEQGATLPGMTVVCGDSHTSTHGAVGALAFGIGTSEVEHTLATQTLLMKKSKSMLIQVDGKLPFGCTAKDLILYVIGQIGTAGGTGYAIEFGGSAIRALSMEGRMTVCNMAIEAGARSGMVAVDEQTIEYLRGRPYSPKGALWDQAVAYWKTLHTDQGAQFDRVVQIDASQITPQLTWGTSPEMVLPIDSRVPDPDKEKDEVTRNGMERALEYMGLTPNMPLTDIRIDRVFIGSCTNARIEDLRAAAAVAKGRKVASNVKQAMIVPGSGLVKRQAEQEGLDKIFLNAGFEWREPGCSMCLAMNADRLEPGERCASTSNRNFEGRQGQGGRTHLVSPAMAAAAAIAGHFVDVRSFN, from the coding sequence ATGGCAAAAACCTTATACGATAAGTTGTTCGACGAACACGTCGTACATCAGGACACGGATGGCACCTGTTTGATCTACATTGATCGCCACTTGCTGCATGAAGTGACCAGCCCGCAAGCCTTCGAGGGTCTGACTCTGGCCGGACGCAAGCCTTGGCGCGTCAGTGCCAATCTGGCGGTGGCAGATCATAACGTCCCCACCACCTCGCGTCAGAATGGCATTGAAGATCCCATTTCGCGTTTGCAGGTCGATACCCTGGACGCCAACTGCGAAGAGTTTGGCATTACCGAATTTCGCATGAATGATGTGCGTCAGGGCATTGTGCATATTGTCGGTCCTGAGCAGGGGGCTACCTTGCCCGGCATGACGGTGGTGTGTGGCGACTCTCACACCAGTACGCACGGTGCCGTGGGCGCTCTGGCCTTCGGTATTGGCACCTCTGAAGTTGAGCATACGCTGGCCACCCAGACCTTGTTGATGAAAAAAAGCAAAAGCATGCTGATTCAGGTGGATGGTAAGCTGCCCTTTGGCTGCACGGCCAAAGACCTGATCCTGTATGTCATTGGGCAGATCGGCACTGCCGGGGGAACGGGCTACGCCATTGAGTTCGGTGGCTCGGCCATTCGTGCCCTGTCCATGGAAGGACGCATGACCGTGTGCAATATGGCGATTGAGGCCGGGGCTCGTTCAGGGATGGTTGCCGTCGATGAGCAAACCATTGAGTACCTGCGTGGTCGACCTTATTCGCCCAAAGGCGCGTTGTGGGATCAGGCCGTTGCGTACTGGAAAACCTTGCATACTGACCAAGGGGCGCAGTTTGATCGCGTGGTTCAGATTGATGCCAGTCAGATTACCCCTCAGCTGACCTGGGGAACCTCGCCTGAAATGGTACTGCCCATCGACAGCCGGGTGCCGGACCCCGATAAAGAAAAAGATGAAGTCACCCGTAATGGTATGGAGCGTGCCCTGGAGTACATGGGCCTGACGCCTAATATGCCCCTGACTGATATCCGTATCGATCGCGTGTTTATCGGCTCCTGTACCAACGCCCGCATTGAAGATTTGCGCGCCGCAGCCGCCGTGGCCAAAGGGCGCAAAGTGGCTTCCAATGTGAAGCAGGCCATGATCGTCCCCGGCTCTGGCCTGGTCAAGCGTCAGGCTGAACAGGAAGGGCTGGACAAGATTTTTCTGAATGCCGGTTTTGAGTGGCGCGAACCAGGCTGCTCCATGTGTTTGGCCATGAACGCCGACCGCCTGGAGCCGGGCGAACGCTGTGCCTCAACCTCCAACCGTAACTTTGAAGGACGTCAGGGGCAGGGTGGACGAACCCATCTGGTCAGCCCGGCCATGGCCGCAGCGGCCGCCATTGCGGGCCATTTTGTCGACGTGCGTTCGTTCAACTGA
- the asd gene encoding aspartate-semialdehyde dehydrogenase encodes MTQAVGLVGWRGMVGSVLMQRMRDEGDFSLFQPVFFSTSNAGGAAPSWADGAGPLQDAHDIDALKKLPIIVTAQGGDYTSQIYPKLRAAGWNGLWIDAASTLRMDENSVIVLDPINRPVIDAALAKGGKQFIGGNCTVSCMLMGLGGLFNQNLVEWMTSMTYQAASGGGAQHMRELLTQFGLINQSVASLLDDPASAILDIDRGVLQTQRDPNLPQKNFGVPLGGSLIPWIDSDLGNGMTREEWKGGVETNKILGRGAQDKHIPIDGLCVRIGAMRCHSQALTIKLTRDVPLDEITDILAEGSKWAKVVPNERQATIEALTPVAVTGTLDIPVGRLRKLNMGPEYLSAFTVGDQLLWGAAEPLRRMLRIALGEL; translated from the coding sequence ATGACTCAAGCGGTAGGTTTGGTCGGCTGGCGTGGGATGGTGGGCTCCGTGCTCATGCAGCGCATGCGCGACGAAGGTGATTTTTCCCTTTTTCAGCCGGTGTTTTTCTCGACTAGCAATGCTGGCGGCGCAGCTCCCTCGTGGGCTGATGGCGCTGGCCCATTGCAGGATGCTCACGATATTGACGCTTTGAAAAAGCTGCCCATTATTGTGACCGCCCAAGGTGGAGATTACACAAGCCAGATCTACCCCAAGCTGCGTGCCGCCGGCTGGAACGGTTTGTGGATTGACGCGGCCAGCACGCTGCGCATGGATGAAAACTCCGTGATCGTGCTGGACCCCATCAACCGTCCTGTTATTGACGCGGCGCTGGCCAAAGGTGGCAAGCAGTTCATTGGCGGCAACTGTACGGTCAGCTGCATGTTGATGGGCCTGGGGGGGCTGTTCAACCAGAATCTGGTTGAGTGGATGACCAGCATGACCTACCAGGCTGCCTCGGGCGGTGGCGCTCAGCACATGCGTGAGCTGCTGACACAGTTTGGCCTGATCAACCAGTCCGTTGCCAGCTTGCTGGACGATCCTGCTTCGGCCATTCTGGATATTGATCGCGGTGTCTTGCAGACTCAGCGCGATCCCAATCTGCCTCAGAAAAACTTTGGTGTTCCACTGGGCGGCAGCCTGATTCCCTGGATCGACTCCGACCTGGGCAACGGCATGACGCGCGAAGAGTGGAAGGGCGGCGTGGAAACCAACAAGATCCTGGGCCGCGGTGCACAGGACAAGCACATTCCTATCGACGGCCTGTGTGTACGTATTGGTGCCATGCGCTGTCACAGTCAGGCACTGACCATCAAACTGACCCGTGATGTGCCCCTGGACGAGATCACGGACATCCTGGCGGAGGGCTCCAAGTGGGCCAAGGTCGTGCCCAACGAGCGTCAGGCCACGATAGAAGCGCTGACGCCGGTTGCCGTGACTGGCACGCTGGACATTCCAGTAGGTCGTCTGCGCAAGCTGAACATGGGCCCCGAGTACTTGAGCGCTTTCACGGTGGGCGACCAGTTGCTGTGGGGTGCTGCCGAGCCATTGCGCCGCATGTTGCGTATTGCCCTGGGCGAGCTCTGA
- a CDS encoding TRAP transporter small permease subunit — MKFFLRLSSLIDRLNTVVGKSVTWLTLIVVLVSAINAVVRKVYGISSNQWLELQWYLFGAIFLLAAGYTFFVNEHVRVDAVAERFPPRVQVWIDIFGVIFFLLPATLLIFWLSIPFFEQSYVLNEQSSNTGGLARWPVKLLIPVGFALLALAGISHLIKCIGFLRGACPNPLLKNGGLSAEEELAKEILEIARANDATISVSKGQ; from the coding sequence ATGAAATTCTTTTTACGATTGTCTAGTTTGATCGACCGACTGAACACGGTCGTTGGTAAATCCGTAACCTGGCTGACCCTCATTGTGGTGTTGGTCAGTGCGATCAATGCCGTGGTGCGCAAGGTCTACGGCATTAGCTCCAACCAGTGGCTGGAATTGCAATGGTATTTGTTCGGTGCAATTTTCCTGCTGGCGGCGGGCTATACCTTCTTTGTCAATGAGCATGTACGGGTGGATGCCGTGGCAGAACGCTTCCCACCTCGTGTTCAAGTCTGGATCGACATTTTTGGCGTCATCTTTTTTCTTTTGCCCGCCACGCTGTTGATTTTCTGGCTCTCCATTCCATTTTTTGAGCAGTCTTATGTGTTGAACGAGCAGTCCTCCAATACGGGTGGGCTGGCGCGTTGGCCGGTCAAGCTCTTGATTCCGGTCGGATTCGCCTTGCTGGCACTGGCCGGTATTTCGCATCTGATCAAATGCATCGGCTTTTTGCGGGGTGCTTGTCCCAACCCCTTGCTTAAAAACGGCGGGTTAAGTGCTGAGGAAGAGCTGGCCAAGGAGATCCTGGAGATAGCCCGGGCAAATGACGCAACGATTTCTGTTTCTAAGGGCCAGTAA
- the aroC gene encoding chorismate synthase, giving the protein MSGNTLGKSFRVTNYGESHGPAIGAVIDGCPPGLELSEQDIQFELDRRRPGTSRHVTQRREPDQVEILSGIYEGRTTGTPISLLIRNSDARSKDYGNLLDTFRPGHADYTYWKKFDNRDPRGGGRSSARLTAPTVAAGAIAKKWLAEHVGVKIRGYMSQLGPIAIPFKSWDMVEQNPFYAPDLDVVPQLEAYMDELRKEGESIGARIEVVAEGVPAGWGEPIYDRLDADIAHAMMGLNAVKGVSIGAGFDCITQKGSEHGDALYPDGFKTNQAGGVLGGISSGQAITVSLAIKPTASIRTLRPSINRAGEAVEVQTLGRHDPCVGIRATPIAEALLAIVLMDHCLRHRSQCGV; this is encoded by the coding sequence ATGTCCGGCAATACTCTAGGTAAAAGCTTCCGCGTCACGAATTACGGCGAATCCCATGGTCCAGCGATTGGCGCAGTGATCGATGGCTGCCCTCCGGGTCTGGAGCTGTCTGAACAGGACATTCAGTTTGAGCTGGATCGCCGTCGTCCAGGCACATCGCGCCATGTAACCCAACGCCGCGAACCTGATCAGGTGGAAATTCTGTCCGGCATTTACGAAGGCCGCACAACCGGCACGCCCATTAGTCTGCTGATTCGCAATTCCGATGCGCGCAGCAAAGATTACGGCAATCTGCTCGATACTTTCCGTCCCGGCCATGCCGATTACACCTACTGGAAAAAGTTCGACAACCGTGACCCGCGTGGAGGGGGGCGTTCTTCGGCTCGCTTGACCGCGCCTACTGTGGCTGCGGGGGCGATTGCCAAGAAATGGCTGGCCGAACACGTCGGCGTCAAGATTCGCGGCTATATGAGCCAACTGGGTCCCATCGCCATTCCGTTCAAAAGCTGGGACATGGTCGAGCAAAATCCCTTCTATGCCCCCGATCTGGATGTGGTGCCGCAGTTGGAAGCTTATATGGACGAGCTGCGCAAAGAAGGTGAGTCCATTGGGGCCCGCATTGAAGTGGTGGCTGAAGGGGTGCCTGCCGGTTGGGGAGAGCCGATTTATGACCGTCTGGACGCTGATATTGCTCACGCCATGATGGGCTTGAATGCGGTTAAAGGTGTCTCCATCGGGGCCGGATTTGATTGCATCACCCAAAAAGGTTCAGAGCATGGTGATGCGCTGTACCCGGATGGATTCAAGACAAATCAGGCCGGGGGCGTGCTGGGTGGTATTTCTTCAGGGCAGGCCATTACCGTCTCGCTGGCGATCAAGCCGACCGCCAGCATTCGTACCCTGCGCCCCTCCATTAATCGGGCCGGAGAAGCGGTCGAGGTTCAAACCCTGGGTCGTCATGATCCCTGCGTGGGTATTCGTGCCACACCGATTGCCGAGGCTTTGCTGGCCATTGTGCTGATGGATCATTGCTTGCGTCACCGCTCGCAATGTGGAGTCTGA
- a CDS encoding M48 family metallopeptidase, which produces MKGIVNGKRVLAVGLILASAGCASVQTTQSGAVGVERKQFISNLVSEAELNQAAAQNYAQVLSQARQQKALDTDAAQTQRVKAIAQRLIGQVGAFRADAPAWNWEVHVINADEVNAWCMPGGKIAVYSGLLKRIAPSDAELAAVIGHEIAHALREHSREQVSQKMATSLGLTVLSALTGVQAVNDLGGTLSEVMFELPNSRTHESEADLIGVELAARAGYDPRAAVTLWQKMGSLEQSRAQPEFLSTHPASSTRIADLQAISERVMPLYQQAAKP; this is translated from the coding sequence ATGAAAGGTATTGTGAACGGAAAACGCGTCTTGGCGGTCGGTTTGATACTGGCTAGCGCGGGTTGTGCGTCGGTCCAGACCACGCAAAGCGGGGCAGTGGGGGTCGAACGCAAACAGTTCATCTCCAATCTGGTCTCTGAGGCCGAGCTGAATCAGGCTGCCGCCCAGAACTATGCGCAGGTCCTGTCGCAAGCACGCCAGCAAAAGGCGCTGGATACGGACGCTGCCCAGACTCAGCGGGTGAAAGCGATCGCTCAACGTTTGATTGGACAGGTTGGCGCGTTCCGTGCCGATGCTCCTGCCTGGAACTGGGAGGTGCATGTCATCAATGCGGACGAGGTCAATGCCTGGTGCATGCCCGGAGGCAAGATTGCGGTCTACAGTGGTTTGCTCAAGCGCATCGCCCCTAGCGACGCTGAATTGGCAGCGGTGATCGGTCATGAAATCGCGCACGCTTTGCGAGAGCACTCACGCGAGCAGGTGTCCCAGAAAATGGCGACTTCCTTGGGGCTGACAGTCTTGTCCGCCCTGACAGGGGTACAAGCGGTCAATGATCTGGGCGGCACGCTGAGTGAAGTGATGTTCGAATTGCCCAATAGTCGCACGCATGAATCCGAGGCAGACTTGATCGGTGTTGAATTGGCAGCTCGTGCAGGGTATGACCCACGGGCTGCCGTGACGCTATGGCAGAAAATGGGGTCTTTGGAGCAGAGCCGAGCCCAGCCCGAGTTCTTGTCGACTCACCCGGCGTCCTCAACTCGCATTGCAGATTTGCAGGCGATCTCGGAGCGGGTCATGCCCTTGTATCAGCAGGCGGCCAAGCCGTGA